The genomic region CCAGGGCGTGCTGCTCGACGCCGTCACCGCCTACACCAATGTGCTGGCCAACCAGACCCTGGTCGAGGCGCAGCGCGCCAACGTCGCCTTCCTGAAGGAGACCCGGGCAATCACCGAACGGCGCCTCAATGCCGGCGACGTGACGCCGACCGATACCGCCCAGGCCGAGGCGCGGCTCAACCGCGGCCTCGCCGACCTCAACGCCGCCGAGGTCAATTACGCGGTCAGCCAGGCTACCTATGCGCAGGTGGTCGGCACTGCGCCATCCCAGTTGCGTCCGGCCGAGACCATCGACCGGCTGTTGCCGCGCAGCCGCGAGGATGCGATCGCGCTCTCGCTCCGCGAGCATCCCGCCGTCACCGCGGCAGGCTTCGACGTCGACGTCGCCTCGACCTCGATCCGCGTCGCCGAGAGCAGCCTGATGCCGAATGTCTCGGTGCAGGGCAGCGTCAGCCGCAGCCGCGACACCGACACCACGCTCGGCAGCTTCGGCACCGATCAAGCCTCGGTGATCGGTCAGGTCACGCAGCCGATCTATGACGGCGGCACCGCCGCATCGCAGACCCGGCAGGCCAAGGAAGTCGCGGCGCAGAGCCGGCTGGTGCTGGATCGGGTCCGCAATCAAGCCAAGACCGCCGTGGTCAGCGCGTGGGTCGCCAATGAGGGCGCCAAGATCGCGGTGTCGGCCTCGGAGTCCGAGATGAAGGCCGCGGAAGTTGCGCTCGCCGGCGTGCAGAAGGAAGCCGCGGGCGGCCAGCGCACCACGGTCGACGTGCTCAACGCGCAGCAGGATTTGATCACCGCGCGGGCGCGGCTGATCGGTGCGCAGCGCGACCGCGTGATTGCCTCCTACACGCTGCTCAGCGCGACCGGGCGGCTCGACGTCAAGACGCTGAACCTGAAGACGCCGGACTATCTGCCCGAGGTGCACTACCATCAGGTGCGCGACGCCTGGCACGGCCTGCGCACGCCGTCGGGACAATAGGTGTTGTGGAACCGTTCGCTCCGCGAACTGGCCCTTCCCGCCCGCTCCCTCCGCCGATAACCTCCGCCTCCGCCGGCAAGCCATAATGCCGGCGCGCGTATGACGCGCATAACAGCCGAGCACGCAGGGAGACGTCCAATGCTGACGCGACGCGATATGATGCTGGCTTCCATCGCAGCCGGAGTGACCATGACCAGCAGCAACGCATTTTCCAAGGCAGCGCAACCATCGACCGCGGTGAATTTCGACGTGCCTGCCGGGGCGTGCGACTGCCACACCCACATCCATGGCGACCCCGAGAAATTCCCGTTCTTCGCCGGCCGCGTCTACACGCCGGAACCGGCCTCGCCGGAGGAGATGAGCGCGCTGCACAAGGCGCTCCATGTCGAGCGCGTGGTGATCGTGACGCCAAGCGTCTACGGCCCCGACAATTCGTCGACCCTGTTCGGCATCACGGCCCGCGGGCCGACAGCGCGCGGCGTCGCCGTGATCGACGACAAGACCAGCGAGAGCGATCTCGATGCCATGAACAAGGCCGGCTTCCGCGGCATCCGCCTCAACCTCGCGACCGGCGGCGTCAACGATCCCAATGTCGGCCGGCAGCGCTTCTCGGCCGCGATCGAGCGGATGAAGGCGCGCGGCTGGCATGTGCAGCTGTTCACCAGCCTCGCCATGATCTCCGCGATCAAGGACCTCGTCGCCACAGCGCCGGTGCCGGTCGTGTTCGATCATTTCGGCGGCGCCGAGGCCGCGCTCGGCACCGGCCAGCCGGGATTTGCCGACCTGCTCGCGCTGGTCAAGTCCGGCAAGGCCTATGTCAAGATTTCCGGCGCCTACCGCGCCTCCAAGCTCGCGCCCGATTATGCCGACGCCACGCCGCTGGCGCAGGCGCTGATCGCGGCCAATGCCGAGCGCATCGTCTGGGGCACCGACTGGCCGCATCCGGATTCGGTGACGCCGCAAGGCAAGAAGGTCACCGACGTGACACCGTTGTTTCAGATCGACGACGGCCGCCTCCTCAACCAGCTTCCGGTCTGGGCGCCGGATGCCGCGGTCCGCAAGGCGATCCTGGTCGACAACCCGGCACGGCTCTACGGCTTCACCTGATCCCTTCTGAGCTAGCTAGCGCTCGCGCGGCCGGCGCGAGAAATAGAAGATCAGCACCGGCAGCGTGATCAGGATCACCAGCGGCGCCAGCATCATGCCGGTGACGACGACGATGGCGAGCGGCTTCTGCACCTGCGAGCCGATGCCTTCCGAAATCGCCGCCGGCAACAGGCCGACGCCTGCCACCACGCAGGTCATCAGCACCGGACGAAGCTGCAGCTCGCCGGTGCGGATCACCGCGCGCATCCGGTCGTAGCCTTCATCGATCAGCTGGTTGAACTGCGACAGGATGATGATGCCGTCCATCACGGCGATGCCGAACAGCGCGATGAATCCGATCGCCGCCGACACGCTGAACGGAATTCCCGAGATCAGAAGCCCGAGCACGCCGCCGAAGATCGCCATCGGGATCACGCTCATCGCGAGCATGGTGTCGACCATCGAGCCGAAATTGAAGAACAGCAGCACCGCGATCAGCGCGAGGCTGATCGGCACCACGATCGACAGCCGCCTGATCGCATCCTGCAGATTGCCGAATTCGCCGACCCACTCGACACGCGATCCCGGCGGCAGCTGGACCTGCTCGTCGATCTTCTGCTGCGCCTCCCGGATCGCGCTGCCGAGGTCGCGCTCGCGCACCGAGAACTTGATCGGCAGGTAACGTTCCTGCTGTTCGCGGTAGATATAGGCCGCGCCGGAGATCAGGTTGATCGAGGCTACTTCAGAGAGCGGGATCTGCGTGATGCCGCCATTGGCGTTGGC from Bradyrhizobium elkanii USDA 76 harbors:
- a CDS encoding TolC family outer membrane protein → MVERAARVGDVTRRVLLSGIGLGVLACALLTETKARAESLPEALVKAYQTNPQLNAERARQRATDENVPQALAGYRPQIIAGLSVGLQAVRDQLPGNVIQTATLKPWQIGVTVTQTLFNGFKTTNSVRVAELQVQSGREALRNVGQGVLLDAVTAYTNVLANQTLVEAQRANVAFLKETRAITERRLNAGDVTPTDTAQAEARLNRGLADLNAAEVNYAVSQATYAQVVGTAPSQLRPAETIDRLLPRSREDAIALSLREHPAVTAAGFDVDVASTSIRVAESSLMPNVSVQGSVSRSRDTDTTLGSFGTDQASVIGQVTQPIYDGGTAASQTRQAKEVAAQSRLVLDRVRNQAKTAVVSAWVANEGAKIAVSASESEMKAAEVALAGVQKEAAGGQRTTVDVLNAQQDLITARARLIGAQRDRVIASYTLLSATGRLDVKTLNLKTPDYLPEVHYHQVRDAWHGLRTPSGQ
- a CDS encoding amidohydrolase family protein — its product is MLTRRDMMLASIAAGVTMTSSNAFSKAAQPSTAVNFDVPAGACDCHTHIHGDPEKFPFFAGRVYTPEPASPEEMSALHKALHVERVVIVTPSVYGPDNSSTLFGITARGPTARGVAVIDDKTSESDLDAMNKAGFRGIRLNLATGGVNDPNVGRQRFSAAIERMKARGWHVQLFTSLAMISAIKDLVATAPVPVVFDHFGGAEAALGTGQPGFADLLALVKSGKAYVKISGAYRASKLAPDYADATPLAQALIAANAERIVWGTDWPHPDSVTPQGKKVTDVTPLFQIDDGRLLNQLPVWAPDAAVRKAILVDNPARLYGFT